One region of Kineococcus radiotolerans SRS30216 = ATCC BAA-149 genomic DNA includes:
- a CDS encoding copper resistance CopC family protein, translating to MPFLAGLKRLPDAPPRPGGRARRVSGTAATRVVGSAVGVLAGAVVGLGVPVLLAGPAAAHDRLVSSIPAEGATVDVAPATVQLTMSAELVSLGAQVQVSGPSGVVSTGQAQVDGTTITQAVTPASPAGTYEVQWRVTSSDGHPISGSFGFTATAAPTPAAVATSTMTPPSTSPTPSATSSSTSPTSPAASPTTSTSSTPSTDSVASTNSGTSTALLLGAVALALAVIAGVVVALTRRRRRS from the coding sequence ATGCCCTTCCTCGCCGGCCTCAAGCGCCTGCCAGACGCGCCGCCGCGCCCCGGGGGCCGCGCCCGCCGCGTGAGCGGGACCGCGGCCACCCGAGTCGTGGGGTCGGCTGTGGGGGTGCTGGCGGGAGCCGTGGTGGGGCTGGGTGTGCCTGTGCTGCTGGCTGGACCTGCTGCCGCTCACGACCGGCTGGTTTCCTCGATCCCGGCTGAGGGCGCCACGGTGGACGTGGCGCCGGCGACGGTGCAGCTGACCATGTCGGCTGAGCTGGTCTCCCTGGGCGCGCAGGTCCAGGTCAGTGGACCCTCCGGGGTGGTCTCTACCGGGCAGGCGCAAGTGGACGGCACCACCATCACTCAGGCGGTGACCCCCGCCAGCCCCGCCGGAACCTACGAGGTGCAGTGGCGGGTGACCTCCTCCGACGGGCACCCCATCTCGGGCTCCTTCGGCTTCACCGCCACCGCTGCTCCCACGCCTGCTGCAGTGGCCACGTCGACCATGACGCCGCCATCAACATCGCCGACGCCGTCAGCGACGTCGTCATCGACATCGCCGACGTCGCCGGCCGCCTCGCCCACCACTTCAACGTCATCGACTCCGAGCACTGACTCCGTCGCCTCGACGAACTCGGGGACATCGACGGCTCTCCTGCTGGGGGCGGTGGCGCTAGCCCTGGCCGTCATCGCCGGTGTCGTCGTCGCGCTGACCCGCCGGCGCCGACGCAGCTGA
- a CDS encoding flagellar basal body-associated FliL family protein produces the protein MAAKSTSDDTTPGTKKKKMIIVGALGAVLLLGGGVGGTYMLVKPAEAAATETVKEELVPGDVTALDPVSINLADGHYLKIGLALQGVLVEGGGEGHGSGGPDGSKALDLAIAEFGGLSMADLSNAKQRQHYKDELQEKIITAYKEKDEEGVEHETIMGIYLTEFVMQ, from the coding sequence ATGGCCGCCAAGAGCACCAGTGACGACACCACGCCCGGCACCAAGAAGAAGAAGATGATCATCGTCGGTGCCCTCGGCGCGGTGCTGCTGCTCGGCGGAGGCGTCGGGGGTACCTACATGCTCGTCAAGCCGGCTGAGGCGGCGGCTACAGAGACGGTCAAGGAGGAGCTGGTCCCCGGCGACGTGACCGCCCTGGACCCGGTCAGTATCAACCTCGCCGACGGGCACTACCTGAAGATCGGGCTGGCCCTGCAGGGCGTCCTCGTCGAAGGCGGAGGCGAAGGCCACGGCTCCGGCGGCCCTGACGGCAGCAAGGCGCTGGACCTGGCCATCGCCGAGTTCGGCGGGCTGTCGATGGCGGACCTCTCCAACGCCAAGCAGCGCCAGCACTACAAGGATGAGCTGCAGGAGAAGATCATTACCGCCTACAAGGAGAAGGACGAGGAGGGTGTGGAGCACGAGACGATCATGGGGATCTACCTCACCGAGTTCGTCATGCAGTGA
- a CDS encoding alkaline phosphatase, which produces MRSGRRSPSRTSQSRASLSRRLLTGAAVVGVVTTATAGVGIAAESAQRPDTRAHLAPEVQLKSSSANAGETTPAGESTKAKNMILFVGDGMGAAARQAGRLALAGLDRDLYMDSLPVSGLVHTSPEDPEAFITDSAAGATAYATGVKTFNGAVGVDARGNAVPTILERASAAGKATGLVTTGQITDATPAAFAAHVSDRGQQSLIAQQYLTSSQPDVLLGGGEDWWLPAGTPGAFPDAPAEDPEEGSRSEHGNLLQQAQNDGYTYVNSAESLQQADGEKLLGLFANQEMFQQNPEGEGDIYDPVVSLQQMTTKALDTLANDEEGFFLVVEEEGVDEFAHSNNGAKTIQAIDELDKAVLAARTFAEQDGETLVITTADHETGGLSVESVDEEDESGAGEAEGISAEDGPFPVLGGPGEFVMDWTTSGHTGVDVPLTAYGPGSQLLSGTYENTYVHDAMLTALLGR; this is translated from the coding sequence GTGCGTTCTGGTCGTCGTTCCCCCTCCCGTACCTCCCAGTCCCGTGCCTCCCTCTCCCGCCGCCTCCTGACCGGTGCCGCGGTGGTCGGCGTGGTCACCACCGCCACCGCCGGCGTCGGCATCGCCGCCGAAAGCGCCCAGCGTCCCGACACCCGCGCCCACCTCGCCCCCGAGGTTCAGCTGAAGTCGAGCAGCGCCAACGCTGGCGAGACCACCCCGGCCGGTGAGAGCACCAAGGCCAAGAACATGATCCTCTTCGTCGGTGACGGCATGGGTGCCGCTGCCCGCCAGGCCGGGCGCCTGGCCCTGGCCGGCCTCGACCGTGACCTGTACATGGACTCCCTACCGGTCTCCGGCCTGGTGCACACCTCTCCTGAAGACCCCGAGGCCTTCATCACCGACTCCGCGGCCGGTGCCACCGCCTATGCCACCGGGGTGAAGACCTTCAACGGCGCCGTCGGCGTCGACGCGCGCGGCAACGCCGTCCCCACCATCCTCGAGCGCGCTTCCGCCGCGGGCAAGGCCACCGGGCTGGTCACCACCGGGCAGATCACCGACGCCACCCCGGCCGCCTTCGCCGCCCACGTCTCCGACCGTGGGCAGCAGTCGCTCATCGCTCAGCAGTACCTGACCTCCTCCCAGCCCGACGTCCTGCTCGGCGGCGGGGAGGACTGGTGGCTGCCGGCGGGCACCCCCGGCGCCTTCCCCGACGCCCCCGCCGAAGACCCCGAAGAGGGCAGCCGCTCCGAGCACGGCAACCTGCTGCAGCAGGCCCAGAACGACGGCTACACCTACGTCAACTCCGCCGAGAGCCTGCAGCAGGCCGACGGTGAGAAGCTGCTGGGCCTCTTCGCCAACCAGGAGATGTTCCAGCAGAACCCCGAAGGCGAAGGCGACATCTACGACCCCGTCGTCTCCCTGCAGCAGATGACCACTAAGGCCCTGGACACCCTCGCCAACGACGAGGAAGGCTTCTTCCTCGTCGTGGAAGAGGAAGGTGTGGACGAGTTCGCCCACTCCAACAACGGCGCCAAGACCATCCAGGCGATCGACGAGCTCGACAAGGCGGTCCTGGCCGCGCGCACCTTCGCCGAGCAGGACGGCGAGACCCTCGTCATCACCACCGCCGACCACGAGACCGGTGGCCTCAGCGTCGAATCCGTCGACGAGGAGGACGAGTCCGGCGCCGGCGAGGCCGAAGGCATCTCCGCCGAAGACGGTCCCTTCCCTGTCCTGGGTGGCCCCGGTGAGTTCGTCATGGACTGGACCACCAGCGGACACACCGGCGTCGACGTGCCACTGACCGCCTACGGTCCCGGCTCGCAGCTGCTGAGCGGCACCTACGAGAACACCTACGTCCACGACGCAATGCTTACCGCTCTGCTGGGCCGCTGA
- a CDS encoding ArsR/SmtB family transcription factor, with product METLSHIGVLARFGHALSDPTRARVLIALREAGAYPTELAEQLGVSRTSLSNHLACLRGCGLVVAVPEGKRMRYELADGGLRKALEDLLSTVLTVDPAACDASRAGEDCC from the coding sequence ATGGAGACGCTGAGCCACATCGGGGTGCTGGCCCGCTTCGGTCACGCCCTGTCCGACCCGACCCGGGCCCGGGTGCTCATCGCGCTGCGTGAGGCCGGGGCGTACCCCACCGAACTGGCCGAACAGCTCGGCGTCTCGCGCACCAGCTTGTCCAACCACCTGGCCTGCCTGCGCGGCTGCGGCCTGGTCGTGGCCGTGCCCGAAGGCAAACGGATGCGTTACGAGCTGGCCGACGGCGGCCTGCGCAAGGCGCTGGAAGACCTGCTGAGCACGGTGCTGACGGTGGACCCCGCAGCCTGCGACGCGTCTCGCGCCGGTGAGGACTGCTGCTGA
- a CDS encoding C40 family peptidase has product MTTRVQARHRASARVRTPLTDLSDSVARTAGGAARTGAVVAAAGGLLVSVALPAGAATSAAPAAVGSTLASAATAVPAAFGTTAAGVVSAPATATVLSTTATFAAAPAPAPVVVAPVVAAPAIERATRTSDAVPVVASSVAAPALVVEPAPVVAAVVAAPAPAPAPAPLGQRILEVADDYAGVPYVYGGTTPSGFDCSGFTSYVYRQFGVDIPRTSGAQYQASTKIDRGAAVPGDLVFFFSSGRVFHVGIYAGGNQMWDSPRTGKPVALRTIWSDAIGFGRLAPTA; this is encoded by the coding sequence TTGACGACTCGCGTCCAGGCGCGCCACCGCGCCTCCGCTCGTGTTCGCACCCCCCTGACCGACCTGTCCGACAGCGTCGCCCGCACCGCCGGCGGCGCCGCCCGCACCGGTGCCGTCGTCGCCGCCGCCGGCGGGCTCCTCGTCTCCGTCGCCCTCCCCGCGGGCGCCGCGACGAGCGCCGCCCCCGCCGCCGTCGGCTCCACCCTCGCCTCGGCGGCCACCGCAGTCCCCGCGGCCTTCGGCACCACCGCCGCCGGCGTCGTCTCCGCCCCGGCCACGGCGACGGTCCTCTCGACCACCGCCACCTTCGCCGCCGCCCCGGCCCCCGCGCCGGTCGTCGTGGCCCCCGTCGTCGCCGCCCCGGCCATCGAGCGGGCGACCCGCACCTCCGACGCCGTCCCGGTCGTGGCCTCCAGCGTCGCCGCGCCCGCCCTCGTGGTCGAGCCCGCCCCGGTGGTCGCGGCCGTCGTCGCGGCCCCCGCCCCCGCTCCGGCCCCCGCCCCGCTGGGTCAGCGCATCCTCGAGGTGGCCGACGACTACGCCGGCGTGCCCTACGTCTACGGCGGCACCACCCCCTCCGGGTTCGACTGCTCCGGCTTCACCAGCTACGTGTACCGGCAGTTCGGCGTGGACATCCCCCGCACCTCCGGCGCGCAGTATCAGGCCAGCACGAAGATCGACCGGGGTGCGGCGGTGCCAGGTGACCTGGTGTTCTTCTTCAGCTCCGGGCGGGTTTTCCACGTGGGCATCTACGCCGGAGGTAATCAAATGTGGGACTCACCGAGGACCGGTAAGCCCGTTGCGCTGCGAACCATCTGGAGCGACGCGATCGGCTTCGGCCGCCTAGCGCCGACGGCTTGA
- a CDS encoding phosphatidylglycerol lysyltransferase domain-containing protein: MLGDRILASAALGPQVACEQVMARVSAVVARSRRCTAHLAFTGDKRFHFSPSGAAFLMYQVEGRSWVVMGDPVGDPADFPELVRSFVGEIDRHGGRPVFYNVLPDHADLYRACGLTLAKLGEEAVVPLEGFTLAGKSKVNLRNCRNKSQRLGLSVDFVAPEDVAPLLPALREVSDAWLTHRNGKEKRFSLGAFDEDYVSRFPLVVVRQEGRIIAFATLWVGGDGHEVQVDLMRRLPDGPRTVMTYLFVECILWAGENGFTSFNLGMAPLSGLRTGTGPSLWNRLGHLLWTHGEQFYNFQGLRTFKQGFSPEWRTCYVAAPGELALPNAMVDVATLVGGGIRGVVHS; this comes from the coding sequence GTGCTCGGTGACCGGATCCTCGCCTCCGCGGCCCTCGGGCCGCAGGTCGCGTGCGAGCAGGTGATGGCCCGGGTCAGCGCCGTCGTCGCCCGTTCGCGGCGCTGCACGGCGCACCTCGCCTTCACCGGCGACAAGCGGTTCCACTTCAGCCCCAGCGGCGCGGCCTTCCTCATGTACCAGGTCGAGGGACGCAGCTGGGTGGTCATGGGTGACCCGGTCGGGGACCCGGCGGACTTCCCGGAACTGGTCCGCAGCTTCGTCGGGGAGATCGACCGCCACGGCGGCCGGCCCGTCTTCTACAACGTGCTCCCCGACCACGCCGACCTGTACCGCGCGTGCGGGCTGACCCTGGCCAAGCTCGGGGAGGAGGCCGTCGTCCCGCTCGAGGGGTTCACCCTCGCCGGCAAGTCCAAGGTGAACCTCCGCAACTGCCGCAACAAGTCCCAGCGCCTGGGCCTGAGCGTCGACTTCGTCGCGCCCGAGGACGTCGCGCCGCTGCTGCCCGCCCTGCGCGAGGTCTCCGACGCCTGGCTCACCCACCGCAACGGCAAGGAGAAGCGGTTCTCCCTGGGGGCCTTCGACGAGGACTACGTCTCCCGCTTCCCGCTGGTCGTGGTGCGCCAGGAGGGCCGGATCATCGCCTTCGCCACCCTGTGGGTCGGAGGCGACGGGCACGAGGTGCAGGTCGACCTGATGCGGCGCCTGCCCGACGGGCCGCGCACCGTGATGACCTACCTGTTCGTCGAGTGCATCCTGTGGGCCGGGGAGAACGGCTTCACGTCGTTCAACCTGGGGATGGCGCCCCTGTCGGGGCTGCGCACGGGGACCGGCCCCTCCCTGTGGAACCGCCTCGGGCACCTGCTGTGGACCCACGGCGAGCAGTTCTACAACTTCCAGGGCCTGCGCACGTTCAAGCAGGGTTTCAGCCCCGAGTGGCGGACCTGCTACGTGGCCGCGCCCGGGGAGCTGGCCCTGCCCAACGCCATGGTGGACGTGGCGACGCTGGTCGGGGGCGGGATCCGCGGGGTCGTCCACAGCTGA
- a CDS encoding flagellar basal body-associated FliL family protein — protein MAAKSTADDTAPGKSKKKMIIVGALAGVLLLGGGVGGTYMLTKPAAAATETVEEALEPGEVVALDPISVNLPDGHYLKVGIALQTVLDESAGEGSSAPDGSKALDLTIKEFSGKPMADLSNPELRQKYQDELQEKIIEAYTKEPAKEGDPATKTVMGIYLTQFVMQ, from the coding sequence ATGGCCGCGAAGAGCACCGCCGACGACACCGCGCCGGGCAAGAGCAAAAAGAAGATGATCATCGTTGGCGCTCTCGCCGGGGTGCTCCTGCTCGGTGGCGGTGTCGGTGGCACATACATGCTCACCAAGCCCGCGGCGGCGGCCACCGAGACGGTCGAAGAGGCCCTTGAGCCCGGCGAGGTCGTAGCGCTTGACCCCATCAGCGTCAACCTGCCTGATGGGCACTACCTCAAGGTGGGGATCGCCCTGCAGACGGTCCTCGACGAGAGCGCAGGAGAGGGCAGCAGCGCCCCCGACGGCAGCAAGGCTCTCGACCTGACGATCAAGGAGTTCTCCGGCAAGCCCATGGCGGACCTCTCCAACCCGGAACTTCGCCAGAAGTACCAGGACGAGCTCCAGGAGAAGATCATCGAGGCTTACACCAAGGAGCCGGCCAAGGAGGGAGACCCCGCCACCAAGACGGTCATGGGCATCTACCTCACGCAGTTCGTCATGCAGTGA